The bacterium region AGCTCATGGACCTTCACGACGATCCCTCCGTTTCACGCCTGTTCAGACCTATCGGAGCCTGCGCCGCCGCGTCCCGGATACCCCGCGGTGCCGCGTTTCCGCGCCCGGCCTCCTGCACTTGCCTCAGGGAAACCCGACGCACGACCGGGGCACGAGGCGTCGCGTCCCGGGCCGCCGCCTCTCGCAGGGCATCGAGCAACCCGTCCGGCAGGGGCTGCTCCAACACTCCCGCGAGGCGGCCGTCGCGCACCGCCCGGTCCACGCAGTCGGGCTCCGGACACACATAGGCGCCTCGCCCGGCCAGCCTCCCTGTGACGTCCACGCGCACGTCCCCGGCGGGCGTGCGGACGACGCGTACCAGGTCACGCTTGCCCCGAGTCCGCCCGCACGCCACGCACTGCCGTTGAGGAACCTTGCGCACCCTGGGCATCGCTACTCCGCCGCGGTCTTCTCCTCGACGCGCCCGGCGACCTCGTCCACGACGGCCGCCACGGCGGGCTCCCCTCCGCCGACGCTCGCCTCCTCCGGAAGGGGTGCGGGCTCGCCCTCCGCGGGCAACTGCACCGTCTCCTCCGCGGGAAGGTCGGCGAAGATCTTGCGGGCCTCCAACTCCTTGATCTGCGACTCGCTCTTGATATCGATCCGCCACCCGGTCAGCTTCGCCGCCAGGCGAGCGTTCTGCCCCTCCTTGCCGATCGCCAGCGAGAGCTGATTGTCGGGCACGATCACGAGCGCGGTCTTCGTCTCCTCCGTCACCTGGACCCGAATCACCTTCGCCGGGCTGAGGGCGCTGGCGACGAACGTGACGGAGTCGGCCGCCCAGGGGACGATATCGATCTTCTCGCCACGCAGTTCATCCACGATCGACTGCACGCGGGAACCCTTCGGGCCGACGCAGGATCCCACCGCGTCCACGTTCCGATCCCGCGACACCACGGCCACTTTGCTGCGAGCGCCGGCCTCGCGGGCGATCGCCTTGATCTCCACGATTCCCTCGTAGATCTCCGGAACCTCGAGCTCGAACAGTCGCTTCAGCAAGCCGGGGTGCGTGCGGCTGACCACGATCTGTGGCCCCCGCGTCCCCTGTTTGACCTCGACGACATACGCCTTCACCCGATCGTTCTGACGGTACCCCTCGCGCGGCACCTGCTCGGTCGGCGGCAGCACCGCTTCGATCCGCCCCAGGTCCATGTAGACGTTCCGCCGCTCGACCCGCTGCACCGTTCCGGTGACGATATCGCCCTCGCGGTCGCGGAACTCCTTGTACACCATGTCACGCTCGGCCTCGCGGATCCGCTGCACGATCACCTGCTTCGCGGTCTGCGCGGCGATCCGCCCGAAGTCCTTCGGCGTCACCTCGACCTCGACGATGTCGCCGACCCGGCTCTCCGGGTCCCACGTCTGCGCCTCGGCCAGCGGGACCTCGGTGTTCGGGTCCGTCACGGTCTCAACGATCGTCCGGACGCTGTAGACGTGCTGTTCGCCGGTCGTCCGATCCACCTCGACGCGGATGTTCTGCGCGGCGGCGCCGAAGTTCTTCTTGTAGGCGGACAACAGGGCCGCCTCGATGGCCTCGACGAGCACATCGGTCCCGAGCCCCTTCTCCTCTTCAAGCTGCTTGATCGCTTTGATCAGCTCCGTGTTGTTCATTCCGGCGTCACCCCCAACATCCCCCGGCGGCCGCCAAACCCGCGGTCGCCCCACCCTCCACCCGGATCGTCGTGAAGCGGCGCACCCGGCGCGTCTACGACCGCCTCAGGTCCTGCCGCAACTCTTCCATGTGGACGACGAGCCGTGCCTGCGCGATCTCGGTCGGTGCGAAGCGGACCTCGCGCCCGTCGTCGAGCCGCACGGCCACGCGGCCGTCCACTAACCCGAGCAGCCGTCCCCGAAACCGCCGCTGGCCGTCCACCGGTGCGTACGTCGTGACCGCCACGTTGCGTCCCGAGAACCGCACGAAGTCCTCTGGTTTCCGCAACGGCCGGTCGAGCCCCGGCGACGACACCTCCAGCGTGTACGCTCCCAACGGGAGATCGTACAGGTCCAGTTCCCGGCTCAGCGCCTCGCTCAGGCGGGCGCAGTCCTCAACGCCGACCCCGCCGTCCCGATCCACCAACACCTGCAGCACCTGATGACGCCCCGCGCCGTGCAACTCGACGTCCACGATCTCGAGCCCCATCCGAGCCCCGATCGGCGCAGCCAGCGCCACCACCTGTCCGGCGACTTCCTGGCGTCTCATCGACTCCCCTTCACACACACGCGCCCCAGCCTTCGGCGCCTCCTGAAGAAGCGAAAGAGTGGGTTTCAAACGACCCACTCCCCCGAACGCGCCAAGATTGGGGCACCGTCTTGCGCTAGCGCCGCTAGTGATTCGACTGTGAGTATAGCATAGCGCTTGCTCGACTGACAAGGACCGCCCCGGCGGGAGGCGCAGGGTGAGATCGCACCCTGGCGGCGGCAGGCGCCGCCGGGGCCCCGGCGAACCCCCCCTCACGCGGTCGCGACGATGGCCGGCCGCGGGGGAGCGTGCGGGCGATGGGGCGGAAGCTGTCCGGGCGGCCGCGGCGCGCGGGACGGACTGCGGTGACCGCGGTCTGCGGACTGCTTGCCGTCGGGTGCGCAACGCCGGGCGCCGTGATCGAGGGCACCGGGGGCGTCGTCGAGCAGGCCCGCGCAATGCCGTACTTCACCGCCGTCCGCGTCGCCGGCGCCTACGATGTCCACGTGGTTGCCGGCGCGACTCCCGACGTCACAATTCACGCCGACGCGAGCCTACTGCCCTACATCGAGACCTCGATCAAAGGGGACACCCTGTCCATCGGCACCACGCGCGGCGCGGTGCTTCGTCCCACCCGCACTCCGCGCCTCGATGTCTTCACGCGGGACGTGACCGCGATCGCCGTCACCGGCACCGCGGACCTCCTCGCCGAGCACCTCACCGGCGACGGCCTGGAGGTACAGATCACCGGCGACGGGCGCGGCACGCTCGCCGGCGCGGTCCGCGCGCTCCGTATCCGGGTGAGCGGCACGGCCGCCGTGGACGCCCGGAACCTCTCGGCCGACGCTGCGGTCGTGGCGATCAGCGGGGTCGGGGACGTCACCGTGACCGCCCGGGACCGCCTCACCGTCGACGTGTCGGGCACCGGCCGGGTGCGCTACGCGGGCCATCCCGCGGATATCACCCAACACGTGAGCGGAAACGGTCAGGTCGTACCGGTCCAGTAGCCGGGCGCGCACGCTCCGGCCCGCCGCGGCCCGGTCCTACGGATACAACCGGTTGATCAGCCTCGGAAAGGGTATCGTCTCCCGCACGTGCTCGAGCCCGCAGATCCAGGTCACCGTCCGTTCGATTCCGATCCCGAATCCACTGTGGGGGACCGCGCCGTAGCGCCGGACGTCCAAGTACCATTGGTACTCCTCGCGCGGCAGCTTCATCTCGTCGAGACGCCGTGCAAGCAGCGCGTGGTCGTGAATGCGCTCGCCTCCGCCGACGATCTCGCCGTACCCCTCGGGGGCCAGGAGATCGGCGCCCAGCACGACCTCGGGGCGTTGCGGGTCGGGCTGCATGTAGAACGCCTTGCACCGCGCCGGATACCGATGCACGAACACCGGCCGGTCGAACTGTCGGCTCAGCACCGTCTCCTCGTCGCCCCCGAAGTCCTCGCCCCACGTGATCGCGGCGCCCTGCGCGCGCAACCGCTCCACCGCCTCGTCGTACGTGATGCGCGGAAACGGCGGCCGCACGGCCTCCAGCGCGGCGGGATCGCGCTGCACGAGCTCCAACTCGCGGCGCCGCCGCTCCAGCACCCGCCGCACCACGGCCGTGACCAAGCCTTCCGCCAGGTCCATATAGCCGTCGAGGTCGAGGTACGCGGCCTCGGGTTCCAACATCCAGAACTCCGTGAGGTGACGGCGCGTCTTTGACTTTTCGGCGCGAAACGTCGGGCCGAAGCAGTAGACGCGCCCAAACGCGGCGGCCGTGGCCTCATTGTACAGCTGGCCGCTCTGCGTGAGGTACGCGCGCCGCTCGAAGTACGGCGTCTCGAACAGCGTCGTCGTGCCCTCACACGCGGACGGCGTGAGGATCGGGGTATCCATCCGGAGATAACCGAGCTCGTCGAGATGGTCGCACATTGCCCGCTCGACCTCGGCGCGGATACGCATGATCGCCCACTGCCGCTGGCTGCGGAGCCAGAGGTGCCGGTGATCCATGAGGAACTCCACGCCGTGCTCCTTCGGCGTGATCGGGTACGGCTCCGCGACGTGCACCACCTGTAGCCGACGAAGCGCCATCTCGTACCCGCCGGGCGCCCGCTTGTCCTCGCGCACGAGCCCTTCCACGATGACGGCAGACTCCTGCGTCAGGGCACCCACGGCCTCGAACACGTCCGCCGGAAGCTCGGCCCGCACCGCCACGGCCTGGAGAATCCCGCTGCCGTCGCGCACGAGCAGGAACCGCAGCGCGCCGCTGCTGCGCAGGTTGTAGACCCATCCGCGAATCTCGACGTCCTCGCCCACGTACTCGCCGATGCGCCCGATCGTGGTCCCGACCATGCGACCGCTCCCGTCCATCATGAATGATTGCCCGCCGCGTCCACCGCGTGCTCGATCGTCGCCAGCTCCGCGCTGTCCGTCAACGGCGGCGACGCGTCCACCTGTCCCTCGCGGACGATCAGGACGCGGTGCCGCCACAGCCCCGTGAAGGGGATGACGACGCCGGACACACCGCCGAGCCGCTGCCCTGCCACATCCAGCGCCTGGGTCCGCCAGATCGTCACGTCGACCAGGTGCTCGTTCATGCGGAGGTTCGCCAGCAGGCGCGGCCCCCCGGGTTCCGGGGCGATCGCCGGGACGGCTCCGAGCACCTGCCATACCGCATCGAGGACCGGCGCCGCGGCATCGGGCGAGAGGCGGACCGTCTTCCCGCGCACGACGGTGACGAACGCGTTCGACGTGGTGAAGCCGCCGGATGTCTGCACCGGCTCGGTGGCGTGGCGCGGGGTCGGGGCGGGACCGCGCGTGAGCCTCAATGGACCCACGCACCCCGTCGCCACGACGGTCGCCGCGAGCGCCCATATGATCCCGCCACGCACAATCGCCGACACGATGCGAACGCGTGTGAC contains the following coding sequences:
- a CDS encoding YlxR family protein, giving the protein MPRVRKVPQRQCVACGRTRGKRDLVRVVRTPAGDVRVDVTGRLAGRGAYVCPEPDCVDRAVRDGRLAGVLEQPLPDGLLDALREAAARDATPRAPVVRRVSLRQVQEAGRGNAAPRGIRDAAAQAPIGLNRRETEGSS
- the nusA gene encoding transcription termination factor NusA, which encodes MNNTELIKAIKQLEEEKGLGTDVLVEAIEAALLSAYKKNFGAAAQNIRVEVDRTTGEQHVYSVRTIVETVTDPNTEVPLAEAQTWDPESRVGDIVEVEVTPKDFGRIAAQTAKQVIVQRIREAERDMVYKEFRDREGDIVTGTVQRVERRNVYMDLGRIEAVLPPTEQVPREGYRQNDRVKAYVVEVKQGTRGPQIVVSRTHPGLLKRLFELEVPEIYEGIVEIKAIAREAGARSKVAVVSRDRNVDAVGSCVGPKGSRVQSIVDELRGEKIDIVPWAADSVTFVASALSPAKVIRVQVTEETKTALVIVPDNQLSLAIGKEGQNARLAAKLTGWRIDIKSESQIKELEARKIFADLPAEETVQLPAEGEPAPLPEEASVGGGEPAVAAVVDEVAGRVEEKTAAE
- the rimP gene encoding ribosome maturation factor RimP, whose amino-acid sequence is MRRQEVAGQVVALAAPIGARMGLEIVDVELHGAGRHQVLQVLVDRDGGVGVEDCARLSEALSRELDLYDLPLGAYTLEVSSPGLDRPLRKPEDFVRFSGRNVAVTTYAPVDGQRRFRGRLLGLVDGRVAVRLDDGREVRFAPTEIAQARLVVHMEELRQDLRRS
- a CDS encoding head GIN domain-containing protein; the encoded protein is MGRKLSGRPRRAGRTAVTAVCGLLAVGCATPGAVIEGTGGVVEQARAMPYFTAVRVAGAYDVHVVAGATPDVTIHADASLLPYIETSIKGDTLSIGTTRGAVLRPTRTPRLDVFTRDVTAIAVTGTADLLAEHLTGDGLEVQITGDGRGTLAGAVRALRIRVSGTAAVDARNLSADAAVVAISGVGDVTVTARDRLTVDVSGTGRVRYAGHPADITQHVSGNGQVVPVQ
- the asnS gene encoding asparagine--tRNA ligase, whose amino-acid sequence is MVGTTIGRIGEYVGEDVEIRGWVYNLRSSGALRFLLVRDGSGILQAVAVRAELPADVFEAVGALTQESAVIVEGLVREDKRAPGGYEMALRRLQVVHVAEPYPITPKEHGVEFLMDHRHLWLRSQRQWAIMRIRAEVERAMCDHLDELGYLRMDTPILTPSACEGTTTLFETPYFERRAYLTQSGQLYNEATAAAFGRVYCFGPTFRAEKSKTRRHLTEFWMLEPEAAYLDLDGYMDLAEGLVTAVVRRVLERRRRELELVQRDPAALEAVRPPFPRITYDEAVERLRAQGAAITWGEDFGGDEETVLSRQFDRPVFVHRYPARCKAFYMQPDPQRPEVVLGADLLAPEGYGEIVGGGERIHDHALLARRLDEMKLPREEYQWYLDVRRYGAVPHSGFGIGIERTVTWICGLEHVRETIPFPRLINRLYP